In one Silene latifolia isolate original U9 population chromosome 10, ASM4854445v1, whole genome shotgun sequence genomic region, the following are encoded:
- the LOC141606654 gene encoding uncharacterized protein LOC141606654 isoform X3, producing the protein MELVSLEYLTLVLETVDADLIQRILSFCPLVEFITTSDLGKISLPWPTNGNEGSDFIDTEITQSKFKASPLRKFVYDGSDTVVTWQLNMNVVALKNLRELIIYRTTITDDIVSELLYGLVALESLVLVSCSILKCIMISSISLKQLRILECFDLIKITIDAPNLIEFCYNCEVETSVSLINVSDDCNAELSPWVNTMESSITTDWLVKVKKILEETNFFQSLEIVLPGYLKIEVEEDQLRNVDTSPPYKLRELKLNETYAWYCVESPLMALDGLFCICHPDVLSITTSLQDLTAEFPSLVVGDLACSTRIRIKCDAARNRGTSGQQQTILDMLNCEVQCWKHPLKSIEVEGIDSSRLLSDPSQIEFRFRLSWH; encoded by the exons ATGGAACTTGTCTCTCTTGAGTATCTGACTTTAGTCCTGGAGACAGTAGACGCGGATTTGATTCAGAGAATTCTCTCTTTCTGCCCCTTGGTTGAATTTATTACAACTAGTGACCTTGGAAAAATTTCACTTCCATGGCCAACAAATGGTAACGAGGGTAGTGACTTTATTGATACTGAAATAACACAATCTAAATTCAAAGCATCCCCGCTTAGAAAGTTTGTTTATGATGGGTCTGATACGGTTGTTACGTGGCAATTGAATATGAATGTGGTTGCATTGAAGAACTTGAGAGAGTTGATTATTTATCGTACTACTATAACAGATGATATTGTTTCTGAGCTGCTATATGGGCTTGTAGCTCTAGAAAGCTTAGTATTGGTTTCATGCTCAATACTGAAATGCATTATGATCTCAAGCATTTCGCTGAAGCAACTTCGAATCCTAGAGTGCTTCGACTTGATCAAGATTACAATTGACGCCCCAAACTTAATCGAGTTTTGTTACAATTGTGAAGTGGAGACCTCTGTGTCGTTGATCAATGTGTCGGATGATTGTAATGCGGAACTCTCCCCATGGGTGAATACGATGGAGAGTTCCATAACCACTGATTGGCTTGTTAAGGTAAAGAAGATTCTCGAAGAAACAAACTTTTTCCAATCTCTAGAGATTGTGTTGCCTGGCTATCTTAAG ATTGAGGTAGAGGAGGACCAACTGAGGAATGTGGATACTAGCCCACCATACAAACTCAGGGAGTTAAAGCTGAACGAAACATATGCTTGGTATTGTGTAGAATCTCCGCTTATGGCCTTAGACGGACTTTTCTGTATTTGCCACCCTGATGTGCTGTCAATAACAACAAGTTTACAGGATTTGACTGCCGAG TTCCCGTCTTTGGTAGTTGGTGACTTGGCGTGTTCCACGAGGATTAGGATTAAATGTGATGCTGCTCGGAATAGAGGGACTTCAGGGCAGCAGCAG acGATCTTGGATATGCTGAACTGCGAAGTACAATGCTGGAAGCATCCCCTGAAAAGCATTGAAGTTGAAGGTATCGATAGCTCAAGATTACTCTCAGATCCATCGCAAATTGAGTTCAGGTTTAGACTATCGTGGCACTAA
- the LOC141606654 gene encoding uncharacterized protein LOC141606654 isoform X1, whose translation MYGENVDRISELPEFILHNILSNLDTKEAGRSSVLSKTWYQAWSSVPVLEFRLQDYKKEYWVCSMKFGFDVNDEVIQSFLGFIDRTIQRYDTQNYRIRKLHLELPTLDEKIELLADEWIRVVVQNQVEELYIQTICLLPDRPGYRLPEILFRAKSLKVLNCRNVVLPYYGTMELVSLEYLTLVLETVDADLIQRILSFCPLVEFITTSDLGKISLPWPTNGNEGSDFIDTEITQSKFKASPLRKFVYDGSDTVVTWQLNMNVVALKNLRELIIYRTTITDDIVSELLYGLVALESLVLVSCSILKCIMISSISLKQLRILECFDLIKITIDAPNLIEFCYNCEVETSVSLINVSDDCNAELSPWVNTMESSITTDWLVKVKKILEETNFFQSLEIVLPGYLKIEVEEDQLRNVDTSPPYKLRELKLNETYAWYCVESPLMALDGLFCICHPDVLSITTSLQDLTAEFPSLVVGDLACSTRIRIKCDAARNRGTSGQQQTILDMLNCEVQCWKHPLKSIEVEGIDSSRLLSDPSQIEFRFRLSWH comes from the exons ATGTATGGGGAAAATGTTGATAGAATTTCGGAGCTGCCGGAGTTTATACTACATAATATTCTTTCAAACCTCGATACCAAAGAGGCAGGTCGCTCTAGCGTCTTGTCTAAGACGTGGTATCAAGCTTGGTCTTCTGTTCCGGTTTTGGAGTTTCGGCTTCAGGACTATAAGAAGGAATATTGGGTTTGTTCAATGAAGTTTGGTTTCGATGTTAATGATGAGGTGATTCAAAGTTTTCTGGGGTTCATAGATAGAACTATCCAAAGATATGATACTCAGAACTATAGAATAAGGAAACTTCACCTTGAGCTTCCTACGTTGGATGAAAAGATCGAACTTTTGGCTGATGAATGGATAAGAGTTGTGGTGCAAAACCAAGTCGAGGAGTTATATATTCAAACTATTTGCTTATTACCAGACAGACCAGGCTATAGGCTTCCTGAGATTCTATTTCGTGCAAAATCATTGAAAGTTTTGAATTGTAGGAACGTAGTGCTGCCATATTATGGGACCATGGAACTTGTCTCTCTTGAGTATCTGACTTTAGTCCTGGAGACAGTAGACGCGGATTTGATTCAGAGAATTCTCTCTTTCTGCCCCTTGGTTGAATTTATTACAACTAGTGACCTTGGAAAAATTTCACTTCCATGGCCAACAAATGGTAACGAGGGTAGTGACTTTATTGATACTGAAATAACACAATCTAAATTCAAAGCATCCCCGCTTAGAAAGTTTGTTTATGATGGGTCTGATACGGTTGTTACGTGGCAATTGAATATGAATGTGGTTGCATTGAAGAACTTGAGAGAGTTGATTATTTATCGTACTACTATAACAGATGATATTGTTTCTGAGCTGCTATATGGGCTTGTAGCTCTAGAAAGCTTAGTATTGGTTTCATGCTCAATACTGAAATGCATTATGATCTCAAGCATTTCGCTGAAGCAACTTCGAATCCTAGAGTGCTTCGACTTGATCAAGATTACAATTGACGCCCCAAACTTAATCGAGTTTTGTTACAATTGTGAAGTGGAGACCTCTGTGTCGTTGATCAATGTGTCGGATGATTGTAATGCGGAACTCTCCCCATGGGTGAATACGATGGAGAGTTCCATAACCACTGATTGGCTTGTTAAGGTAAAGAAGATTCTCGAAGAAACAAACTTTTTCCAATCTCTAGAGATTGTGTTGCCTGGCTATCTTAAG ATTGAGGTAGAGGAGGACCAACTGAGGAATGTGGATACTAGCCCACCATACAAACTCAGGGAGTTAAAGCTGAACGAAACATATGCTTGGTATTGTGTAGAATCTCCGCTTATGGCCTTAGACGGACTTTTCTGTATTTGCCACCCTGATGTGCTGTCAATAACAACAAGTTTACAGGATTTGACTGCCGAG TTCCCGTCTTTGGTAGTTGGTGACTTGGCGTGTTCCACGAGGATTAGGATTAAATGTGATGCTGCTCGGAATAGAGGGACTTCAGGGCAGCAGCAG acGATCTTGGATATGCTGAACTGCGAAGTACAATGCTGGAAGCATCCCCTGAAAAGCATTGAAGTTGAAGGTATCGATAGCTCAAGATTACTCTCAGATCCATCGCAAATTGAGTTCAGGTTTAGACTATCGTGGCACTAA
- the LOC141606654 gene encoding F-box protein At3g59000-like isoform X2: protein MYGENVDRISELPEFILHNILSNLDTKEAGRSSVLSKTWYQAWSSVPVLEFRLQDYKKEYWVCSMKFGFDVNDEVIQSFLGFIDRTIQRYDTQNYRIRKLHLELPTLDEKIELLADEWIRVVVQNQVEELYIQTICLLPDRPGYRLPEILFRAKSLKVLNCRNVVLPYYGTMELVSLEYLTLVLETVDADLIQRILSFCPLVEFITTSDLGKISLPWPTNGNEGSDFIDTEITQSKFKASPLRKFVYDGSDTVVTWQLNMNVVALKNLRELIIYRTTITDDIVSELLYGLVALESLVLVSCSILKCIMISSISLKQLRILECFDLIKITIDAPNLIEFCYNCEVETSVSLINVSDDCNAELSPWVNTMESSITTDWLVKVKKILEETNFFQSLEIVLPGYLKIEVEEDQLRNVDTSPPYKLRELKLNETYAWYCVESPLMALDGLFCICHPDVLSITTSLQDLTAETILDMLNCEVQCWKHPLKSIEVEGIDSSRLLSDPSQIEFRFRLSWH, encoded by the exons ATGTATGGGGAAAATGTTGATAGAATTTCGGAGCTGCCGGAGTTTATACTACATAATATTCTTTCAAACCTCGATACCAAAGAGGCAGGTCGCTCTAGCGTCTTGTCTAAGACGTGGTATCAAGCTTGGTCTTCTGTTCCGGTTTTGGAGTTTCGGCTTCAGGACTATAAGAAGGAATATTGGGTTTGTTCAATGAAGTTTGGTTTCGATGTTAATGATGAGGTGATTCAAAGTTTTCTGGGGTTCATAGATAGAACTATCCAAAGATATGATACTCAGAACTATAGAATAAGGAAACTTCACCTTGAGCTTCCTACGTTGGATGAAAAGATCGAACTTTTGGCTGATGAATGGATAAGAGTTGTGGTGCAAAACCAAGTCGAGGAGTTATATATTCAAACTATTTGCTTATTACCAGACAGACCAGGCTATAGGCTTCCTGAGATTCTATTTCGTGCAAAATCATTGAAAGTTTTGAATTGTAGGAACGTAGTGCTGCCATATTATGGGACCATGGAACTTGTCTCTCTTGAGTATCTGACTTTAGTCCTGGAGACAGTAGACGCGGATTTGATTCAGAGAATTCTCTCTTTCTGCCCCTTGGTTGAATTTATTACAACTAGTGACCTTGGAAAAATTTCACTTCCATGGCCAACAAATGGTAACGAGGGTAGTGACTTTATTGATACTGAAATAACACAATCTAAATTCAAAGCATCCCCGCTTAGAAAGTTTGTTTATGATGGGTCTGATACGGTTGTTACGTGGCAATTGAATATGAATGTGGTTGCATTGAAGAACTTGAGAGAGTTGATTATTTATCGTACTACTATAACAGATGATATTGTTTCTGAGCTGCTATATGGGCTTGTAGCTCTAGAAAGCTTAGTATTGGTTTCATGCTCAATACTGAAATGCATTATGATCTCAAGCATTTCGCTGAAGCAACTTCGAATCCTAGAGTGCTTCGACTTGATCAAGATTACAATTGACGCCCCAAACTTAATCGAGTTTTGTTACAATTGTGAAGTGGAGACCTCTGTGTCGTTGATCAATGTGTCGGATGATTGTAATGCGGAACTCTCCCCATGGGTGAATACGATGGAGAGTTCCATAACCACTGATTGGCTTGTTAAGGTAAAGAAGATTCTCGAAGAAACAAACTTTTTCCAATCTCTAGAGATTGTGTTGCCTGGCTATCTTAAG ATTGAGGTAGAGGAGGACCAACTGAGGAATGTGGATACTAGCCCACCATACAAACTCAGGGAGTTAAAGCTGAACGAAACATATGCTTGGTATTGTGTAGAATCTCCGCTTATGGCCTTAGACGGACTTTTCTGTATTTGCCACCCTGATGTGCTGTCAATAACAACAAGTTTACAGGATTTGACTGCCGAG acGATCTTGGATATGCTGAACTGCGAAGTACAATGCTGGAAGCATCCCCTGAAAAGCATTGAAGTTGAAGGTATCGATAGCTCAAGATTACTCTCAGATCCATCGCAAATTGAGTTCAGGTTTAGACTATCGTGGCACTAA